ACCGGTCGCAATCACCGGCTGCGCTGCGCTACCTTCGCCAGGGGTTGAAAATCGGGCGGCGCAACCATTACGTCAACATGGTCTGGTGGGGGCTGCCCCGGCTGTGGCAATGGACGGCGGCCGCCGCGCTGCAGGCCGATATCGAAACCGACTACGTCAAGGAATTGATTCTTCTGCATCGCATTGCCGCCCCGGCGCCTTCCTGCGACAATGAACAGTGGCCCTGGCCGTTTCGGGTCCGCACCCTGGGCGGATTTCGGATCGAAAGGCATGGCCAACCGCTGGTTTTCAGCGGCAAGGCGCCGCAAAAGCCCCTGGCGCTGTTCAAGCATATCCTCGCCTGTGCGCCGGATGCCGATCCCGTCGAAACGGCAATCGACGATTTGTGGCCCCGGGCCGACCGGGAGAGCGGATCGAGCGCGCTGTCGACGACCCTCAACCGCCTGCGCCGCCTGCTGGGAAACCCGGCCGCCATCGAGTTGACCAGCGGCCGGTTGTCGCTTTCAGACACGCATTGGTGGATCGATGCCATCGCGTTCGAAAAAATCTTTTCCGCCGCTTCCCGGGCCCATCGCGACGGAGACCTGAAAACGGCCTTGATCCATTACAGCAAAGGCCTGTCGCTTTACGAAGGCGAATTTCTATCTGTTGAGAAATCCGAACCGCCCTGGCTGGCAACACGGCGTGAGGAATTAAAAAAAAAGATGGTGGACCTGCTCATGGATTATGGCCGCTGTCTGGAATCCCTGAATAAGCCCAAACAGGCGCTGGCGATATATCAGAAAGGAATTTCGCTGGACCGGTTCGAAGAGAACTTCTATCAGCGGCTGATGGCTTGCTGTCATCGCCTGGGCCGCTATGCCAGGGCCATACGGCACTATCAAACCTGTTGCAGAATGCTGGAGGAGGATCTGGGGGTTCCGCCTTCGGATGAGACCCGGCAGTTGTATCGCAATGTTCTCGATGCCGCCAATTCGGAGGCACTACTGTAAGAAATCCACTGCGGTGATCTCGTTTCCCATTTCCAGCCAGCTGACCACCGGCGGCGTACTGGCGATCAGCTTGCCATTCCTGATGACGTAAAGCCGCGCCGGACGCAGGCGGATGGCCTCATGGACATCTTTGGCCTGGAGCACCACCATGTCGGCCCGGCAGCCCGGTTCCAGGCCGTAGCCGTCCAGCCCCATGGCTTTGGCGCCGTTGGCGGTCACCGCGTCGAACATCTGCCGGATCTGTTTTGTGCCGGTCATCTGGGCCACGTGCAGCCCCATGTGGGCCACCTCCAGCATGTCGTGGGAGCCGAAGCTGTACCAGGGGTCCATGACGCAGTCATGGCCGAAGGCGACGTTGACGCCCGCCTCCAGAAGCTCTTTTACCCGGGTCATGCCGCGCCGTTTGGGGTAGGTGTCGTGGCGGCCCTGCAGGGTGATGTTGATCAGCGGGTTGGCCACCGCATGCATCCGGGCCTCGGCCATGAGCGGCAGCAGTTTGGAAACGTAGTAGTTGTCCATGGAGTGCATGCTGGTCAGATGAGAACCGGTCACCCGGCCCTGCAGCCCCAGCCGCTGGGTCTGAAACGTGAGCGTTTCGATGTGCCGGGACCAGGGATCGTCGCTCTCATCGCAGTGCATGTCCACCATCAGGCCGCGCTCGGCGGCCAGTTCGCAAAGCAGCCGGATCGATTCGGCGCCCTGGTCCATGGTGCGCTCGAAATGGGGAATGCCGCCCACTACGTCTACGCCCATATCCAGCGCTCGCCTGAGATTTTCCATGGCCCCCGGACTGCGCAACACCCCGTCCTGGGGAAAGGCCACCAGTTGCAGGTCGATATAGGGTTTGAACGTCTCGCGCACCTCCAGCAGGGCTTGAACGGCCAGCAGGCGCTCTTCGCAGACATCCACATGGCTGCGGATCGCCAACGTGCCCCGGGCGATGGCCCATTGGCAAAGCTTTTCGGCGCGCTTTCGGATGGCCTCAACGGTAAGCGTCGGTTTGAGTTCTCCCCACAGGGCGATTCCCTCCAGTAGCGTTCCGCTTTCGTTGACCCGAGGCAAACCGTAGCTCAAGGTGGCGTCCATGTGAAAATGACTGTCCACGAAGGGCGGGCAGACCAGATGGCCGGCGGCGTCGATGATATCGACCGCCTCGGCATCGATGGTTTTCTCTTCCACGGCCGCGATGCGCCCGTCCTTCACGGCCAGGTTCATTCCCGTGCGCCCGTCGGGCAGGTTGACGCTTTTCACGATCAAGTCGAACATCAGCGTTCCTCCTTTCTGAAAGGGGTCAGCAGGGCGGCCGGCGCCTTGGCGTTGCGCGAGACCAGGGCCATGCCCACGATAGTCAACACGAAGGGCATCATCAGGAACACCTCGTAGGGCAGGTTGAAGGAACTGGCCTGCAAGCGCAGCTGAAGGGCGTCGATAAAGGCAAACAGCAGGGCTCCGGCGGCGCTTTTCCACGGGTTCCACTGGCCGAAGACCACCAGGGCGATACACACCCAGCCGCGCCCCGAGATCACGCCGAAGGTGTAGGCGTTGTACTGGGCCATGGAGAGAAAGGCCCCGGCGAGTCCCATGAGGGCACCGGAGAGCATCAGGGCCTGGTAGCGGACGCGGATCACGCTCACCCCGGCGGTGAAGGCGGCGTGGGGATTCTCGCCCACCGTACGCAGGTTCAACCCCCAGGGGGTGGCGCGCAGGACCCAGGCCACCACCGGCACCAGGATAAAGGCCAGGTAAACCAGGGAAAAATGGTCGAACAGCACCGGTCCGATCACGGGAATGGCGGACAGCCCGGGAATGGGCAGCGGCTTAAAAGCCGTAATCTTGGGAATCGAGGAAGGCTGGCCGAAGATCAGGCGGTAGAAGTAAAAGGAGAGCCCCGAGCAGAGCAGGGTGACGCCGATGCCCGACACATGCTGGCTGAGCCCCAGGCTGACGGTGAGAAAACCCATGAGCAGGCCGGCCAGCACCCCCGTGGCCATGGCCGCGGCAACGCCCAGCCAGAGGCTGCCCGAGAAGTAGGCCGTGGAAAAGCCGGTCATGGCGGCCAGCATCATGATGCCCTCGATGCCCAGGTTGAGAATGCCGGCGCGTTCGGCGAAAAGCTCACCCAGGGTGGCGAAGATCAGCGGTGTGGCGATGCGGATCAGGGCCGCGAAAAAGCCCACCTGGAAAAGCTGGCCGAGAAGTTCATGCATGGGAAAAGCGCCTTATGCGGATACGGTAACGGGTGAAGAGCAGGGCCACCAGCATGGCGATCAGGGCCGTGCCCTGGATGACGTCGGCCAAAAACACCGGCACACCCGTGGCCCGCGACATGGCCTCGGCGCCGGTAATAATCACGGCGAAGAAAAAGGCCGCCGGAACGACGCCCAGAGGATTGAGCCGGGCCAGCATGGCGATGACGATGCCGGTGTAGCCGTAGCCCGGAGACAGGCCGGCCATGACCTGGAAATGCAGCCCGGCGACTTCTCCTACCCCGGCCAGTCCGGCCAGCGCTCCGGACACGGCCGCCGTAACCAGGATCACCCCGTTCACGCTGAAACCGGCATAGCGGGCCGCCACGGGGTTTTCTCCCACCGCCTGGATGGCGAATCCAACGGTGGTGCGGCGCATGAGCAGCCAGGTACCAACGGAGGCGATGGCGGCCAGCAGCACCCCCAGGTGCAGGCGGGTGGCGCGCAGCAGAATCGGAAACTCGGCATCCATACGGATGTCCGGCGAATCGGGATAGCCGCTCAACGGGTCCTTCCAGGGGCCGTCCAGAAGCGCCATCATGCCGTAGAAGATGATGAAGTTGAGCAACAGCGAGGTCACGACGTCGTCCACCTTGAAGCGCGTTTTAAGCACTGCCGGAATCATGGCCCACAGGGCGCCGGCAACAATGCCGGCCAGGATCATTCCCGGACACAGGCTCCAGACCGGCAGGCTTTCCCGGGCGCCCACGAAGGCGGCGGCCATGGCGCCGGCCAACAGCTGCCCTTCGGCGCCGATATTCCAGAAGCGCGCCTTAAAAGCAACCGCCACGGCCAGCCCGGTGAAAATCAGGGGCGTTGCCTTGACCGCCGTTTCCACCAGATTGAAACGGGTGGACAGGGCGCTGAGAAAAAGCTTCTCGTAGGCCGTAAACACATTGGCGCCGGCCAGCAGGATCAACCCGCTGCAAAGAATCAGGGTGGCCGCCACGGCCATCAGGGGCAGGGTGAGATTGAGCCAGAGGGGGGTCTGCTCGCGGCTTTCGATGCGCAGTCCGATCATGCCGCCGCCTTTACGCCGGCCATCAGCAGGCCCACCCGCTCGACACTGGCTTTTTCGATGGGCAGCGTATCCATGATCCTTCCCTCGAACATCACGACGATACGGTCGCTGAGCAGAAAGAGTTCCTCCAGGTCCTCACTGATCACCAGCACCCCGCTGCCTTGCTGCCGCAGGGCCAGAAACTGCTCGTGAACGAATCCGGCGGCCGAGACATCCAGGCCGCGGGTGGGCTGGGCCGCCAGCAAAACGCGCGGGTCCCAGGCCAGCTCCCGGGCCAGCAGCGCCTTTTGCAGGTTGCCGCCCGACAGCGTGCCGGTGCGCACGCCGCTGCCCGCCGCCTTGATCCCGAACTGGGCGATGCGGTTTCTCGCAAATTGGCGGATGGCCCCCCGTTTGAGAAAACCGAAGCGACTGAAACGCTGTTCACGGATTCTCGGCAAAACGATGTTGGCGGCCAGCGGCAGGCTCGTGATCAGCCCGGTGCCCATGCGGTCTTCGGGAATGCGCCCGATGCCCATGCCCTGCATGGTCCGGGCGGACGTCGGGGCCACGATACTTCCGGCCACCATCACCCGGCCGCCGGTGGGGTCCAGGACGCCGGCCACCACGTCGGCCAATTCCTTTTGGCCGTTGCCCGAAACGCCGGCCACGCCGACGATTTCTCCGGCATGGACCGTCAGCGACACCTTTTTGAGCCCCTGGCGGGTGCCGTTGGCCGTGCTGATGGAATCCAGGGTCAGCAGCGCATCGCCGCGCTCCACCGATGTTTTCTGCGGTGGACGTACCGTTCGGCCGCACATCAGCTCGGCCAGCTGGCGCTTGCTGGTGTTCTCGTCGTTGTTCACCGTGGCCGCCACCTTTCCTTGGCGCAGGATCACCACACGGGTGGTGATGGCACGCACCTCATGCAGTTTGTGGCTGATGAAAATGACGCCCATGCCGTTTTCCGCCATGGCGGAAAGGGCTTTAAACAAGCCCTCGGCCTCCTGGGGCGTGAGGGCTGCTGTCGGTTCGTCCAGAATCAGGATGCGCGCCCCGCGCACCAGGGCCTTGATGATTTCCAGGCGCTGCTGCTGGCCCACGGTCAAATCCCCGGCAAGGACCCGGGGGTCGAGATCGAGGCCGTAGCGCGAACGGATCTCTTCCATGCGCTTGAGAATCCGGCCGTGATCGAGCCGCCATCCGCCGCCGGTCTGGCCCACCATGAGGTTTTCCAGCACGGTGTGCGAGGGGACCAGGTGGTAATGCTGGTGCACCATGCCCACCCCCAGGGCCAGGGCATCGGCCGAACTGCGGATGTCCGCCGGCTTGCCGTCAATGCGGATGCTGCCGGCATCGGCGTCGTAGGCCCCGAACAGGATGTTCATCAGCGTGGTCTTGCCGGCGCCATTTTCCCCCAGCAGGCCGACGATTTCACCGGCGGCCAGGGCCAGGTCGATGCCGTCATTGGCCGTAACGGAGCCGAACCGTTTGGTGATGCCGCGCATTTCCAATAGCGGCGGTTGGTCGTGCATGGGGCTTCCCATTTCGTTTCTATTACTGGTACTCACCGCAGAGGCGCGGAGAACGCAGAGGCCACACTAAAAAGGATGGTTTTCTCTGCGACCTCTGCGTCTCTGCGGTTAAAATAAAGATGCCGTTTCTGAATGGTAACTAGTCGGATTTAGGGATGGATTCATCTATATCCACCCGGAACGTACCGTCCAGAATCTCCTTTTTACGCTTTTCCACCAGTTCTTTGACCTCGGCCGGCAGTTTGGTCTCGAACTTATGATAGGGCGCCAGATAGGAACCGCCCTTGGACATGTAGGAGAACCCACCGAAATCCTGGGCCGTGTAAACGCCGGCCTGGACCAGGTTGATGGCCTGTTTGATCGTGGGCCACATGTCCCACACCGGCCCGGTGATGACCGTGTCCGGCCCCAGGCTGGACTGGTCGGACATGTTGGAGATCGCCAGAACACCCTTTTCGACGGCCGCTTCGACCACACCAAAACGCTCTGCATAAATCACGTCTACGCCCGCCTCGATCTGGGCCAGGGCGGCCTCCTTCGCCTTGGGCGGATCGAAGAAGGAACCGATGAAGGAGAACTTGCACTTCACGTCCTTGTTGACTTCCTTTGCCCCGGCGTAGAAGGCGTTGGAAAGGCGGTTGACCTCGGGAATGGGCATGGCGGCCACCACGCCGATGATGTTGGATTTGG
This window of the uncultured Desulfosarcina sp. genome carries:
- a CDS encoding amidohydrolase family protein, yielding MFDLIVKSVNLPDGRTGMNLAVKDGRIAAVEEKTIDAEAVDIIDAAGHLVCPPFVDSHFHMDATLSYGLPRVNESGTLLEGIALWGELKPTLTVEAIRKRAEKLCQWAIARGTLAIRSHVDVCEERLLAVQALLEVRETFKPYIDLQLVAFPQDGVLRSPGAMENLRRALDMGVDVVGGIPHFERTMDQGAESIRLLCELAAERGLMVDMHCDESDDPWSRHIETLTFQTQRLGLQGRVTGSHLTSMHSMDNYYVSKLLPLMAEARMHAVANPLINITLQGRHDTYPKRRGMTRVKELLEAGVNVAFGHDCVMDPWYSFGSHDMLEVAHMGLHVAQMTGTKQIRQMFDAVTANGAKAMGLDGYGLEPGCRADMVVLQAKDVHEAIRLRPARLYVIRNGKLIASTPPVVSWLEMGNEITAVDFLQ
- a CDS encoding ABC transporter permease, with product MHELLGQLFQVGFFAALIRIATPLIFATLGELFAERAGILNLGIEGIMMLAAMTGFSTAYFSGSLWLGVAAAMATGVLAGLLMGFLTVSLGLSQHVSGIGVTLLCSGLSFYFYRLIFGQPSSIPKITAFKPLPIPGLSAIPVIGPVLFDHFSLVYLAFILVPVVAWVLRATPWGLNLRTVGENPHAAFTAGVSVIRVRYQALMLSGALMGLAGAFLSMAQYNAYTFGVISGRGWVCIALVVFGQWNPWKSAAGALLFAFIDALQLRLQASSFNLPYEVFLMMPFVLTIVGMALVSRNAKAPAALLTPFRKEER
- a CDS encoding ABC transporter permease; protein product: MIGLRIESREQTPLWLNLTLPLMAVAATLILCSGLILLAGANVFTAYEKLFLSALSTRFNLVETAVKATPLIFTGLAVAVAFKARFWNIGAEGQLLAGAMAAAFVGARESLPVWSLCPGMILAGIVAGALWAMIPAVLKTRFKVDDVVTSLLLNFIIFYGMMALLDGPWKDPLSGYPDSPDIRMDAEFPILLRATRLHLGVLLAAIASVGTWLLMRRTTVGFAIQAVGENPVAARYAGFSVNGVILVTAAVSGALAGLAGVGEVAGLHFQVMAGLSPGYGYTGIVIAMLARLNPLGVVPAAFFFAVIITGAEAMSRATGVPVFLADVIQGTALIAMLVALLFTRYRIRIRRFSHA
- a CDS encoding ABC transporter ATP-binding protein, giving the protein MHDQPPLLEMRGITKRFGSVTANDGIDLALAAGEIVGLLGENGAGKTTLMNILFGAYDADAGSIRIDGKPADIRSSADALALGVGMVHQHYHLVPSHTVLENLMVGQTGGGWRLDHGRILKRMEEIRSRYGLDLDPRVLAGDLTVGQQQRLEIIKALVRGARILILDEPTAALTPQEAEGLFKALSAMAENGMGVIFISHKLHEVRAITTRVVILRQGKVAATVNNDENTSKRQLAELMCGRTVRPPQKTSVERGDALLTLDSISTANGTRQGLKKVSLTVHAGEIVGVAGVSGNGQKELADVVAGVLDPTGGRVMVAGSIVAPTSARTMQGMGIGRIPEDRMGTGLITSLPLAANIVLPRIREQRFSRFGFLKRGAIRQFARNRIAQFGIKAAGSGVRTGTLSGGNLQKALLARELAWDPRVLLAAQPTRGLDVSAAGFVHEQFLALRQQGSGVLVISEDLEELFLLSDRIVVMFEGRIMDTLPIEKASVERVGLLMAGVKAAA
- a CDS encoding BMP family protein → MKRFKGVVNGFGMSALFLVVAMVVGFMPAAAAAEPLKVAAVFETPIEEPWVNQIHVALVKAKKELGIVYDYSESVKSADFARVMREYAEKGYQLITGDAFGAERIARRVARDYPDVAFVFGSGIGPAEPNFGVFDNWIHEPAYLSGMIAGKMTKSNIIGVVAAMPIPEVNRLSNAFYAGAKEVNKDVKCKFSFIGSFFDPPKAKEAALAQIEAGVDVIYAERFGVVEAAVEKGVLAISNMSDQSSLGPDTVITGPVWDMWPTIKQAINLVQAGVYTAQDFGGFSYMSKGGSYLAPYHKFETKLPAEVKELVEKRKKEILDGTFRVDIDESIPKSD